One region of Labrus bergylta chromosome 23, fLabBer1.1, whole genome shotgun sequence genomic DNA includes:
- the lyrm5a gene encoding LYR motif-containing protein 5A, with the protein MANPLRGEVIRLYKTLLYLGREYPQGASYFRERLKSAFMKNKDVTDPEKIHKLVARGEFVIKELEALYFLRKYRVMKKKYYEEPKK; encoded by the exons ATGGCCAACCCTTTAAGGGGTGAGGTCATAAGACTTTACAAAACT CTGCTGTATCTTGGCCGTGAATACCCACAAGGAGCATCTTACTTCAGGGAGCGTCTGAAGTCAGCTTTCATGAAGAACAAAGACGTAACAGACCCTGAAAAGATTCACAAGCTGGTGGCCCGAGGAGAATTCGTCATCAAGGAACTGGAGGCTCTCTATTTCCTCAGGAAATATCGAGTCATGAAGAAGAAGTATTATGAAGAACCGAAAAAATAA
- the dnai7 gene encoding dynein axonemal intermediate chain 7, which produces MRKSFYGYLDALALSRMSSKKGPKLTKAQKAKQQEKDEERRLQEEEEARLQAVKEEQERLEREKKEQELEKLELKDRGRREDELNELRHLLEENHTAVTDLKIDAVEKAKWEKYMRCDGTPDPAIQQDINTYMSLWRDDQQVDIILVLKECNVALQLIEELEGLLRDVTDPQEGKKYQESLISLQELIHSKHNLTTEEILKEASANIDTETGNMQTVVKNENITLCLWVNLNKNPRFKGLHFEEAGLGFGLPKQLAVSNIAIRILHTRYDHLTLLAKMAHLRINTASHRSLAGDEEVSADVDVPEQEESKGEDEVKEDIETKRERDEDEEVQSTPGLEGMQSATSIQSRKDSAQSAGGRGSQILTQMEALDAEGDSSYPPTQVSMVNNSVHVVDLMQYTPLGGVFYYDVFHLPPQAHRVNGWEIRQILDKGLQVFPYPSDDNDVLTCSPVGVTVTLPESVVFLKTPQVACWDAGEKQWRMNGITDISYEEAEAKISFKVDSFRAFVLMQETYANFPFQSWELRPLNQNSALFTIKGELIDVSIMIKGNQCMLQSEQERGLSHLKEQWMSGPALQRAMIDAGINIFVNEYTHKYVSTIAKDPLTEHAAYEQMALFASACAFSWSKWNAKCGAEHLVMQGCEHYGPTPVPRHSWSLYLLGAQRSQKLEITESSEAFSADHYPGSEFHSTFIHMLQDEMSADGITKTRESNNLFVDTIQSLLCAIRPLMYS; this is translated from the exons ATGCGCAAGAGTTTCTATGGTTACCTGGACGCTTTAGCGCTTTCAAGAATG TCATCCAAAAAGGGACCCAAGCTAACTAAGGCTCAGAAGGCAAAGCAGCAggaaaaagatgaagagaggaGGCTGCAAGAGGAAG AGGAAGCACGGCTGCAGGCAGTGAAAGAAGAGCAGGAAAGactggaaagagagaaaaaagaacagGAGCTGGAAAAGCTTGAGTTAAAG GACCGTGGGCGCAGGGAAGATGAGTTAAACGAACTGCGCCATCTACTGGAGGAGAATCATACTGCAGTAACCGACTTGAAAATAGATGCTGTTGAGAAAGCCaag TGGGAGAAATACATGCGTTGTGATGGCACCCCAGACCCAGCAATACAGCAGGATATCAACACATATATGAGCTTATGGAGAGATGACCAACAGGTTGACATCATACTCGTGCTCAAAGAATGTAATGTCGCTCTACag CTGATAGAGGAGCTGGAAGGTCTGCTCAGAGATGTTACGGATCCACAGGAGGGCAAGAAGTATCAGGAGTCACTCATCAGTTTGCAGGAGCTAATCCACTCCAAACACAACCTTACCACTGAGGAAATTCTCAAG GAAGCCAGTGCAAACATCGACACTGAGACAGGCAACATGCAGACTgtggtgaaaaatgaaaacatcacatTGTGTCTCTGGGTTAACCTCAATAAGAATCCAAG GTTTAAAGGTTTACACTTTGAAGAGGCAGGCCTTGGCTTTGGGCTTCCCAAACAGCTGGCTGTGAGCAATATCGCTATCAGGATCCTTCATACACGATATGATCACCTGACCTTACTGGCCAAGATGGCTCACCTGAGAATAAACACAGCAAGCCACAG GTCTCTTGCAGGTGATGAGGAAGTTTCAGCAGACGTGGATGTGCCAGAGCAGGAGGAGTCAAAAGGAGAAGATGAGGTGAAAGAAGACATTGAGACCAAGCGGGAGagagatgaggatgaggaggtgcAGTCCACGCCAGGACTTGAAGGGATGCAG AGTGCAACCAGTATTCAGTCCAGAAAAGACAGTGCCCAGTCTGCAGGAGGCAGGGGGAGCCAGATACTAACACAGATGGAGGCACTGGATG ctgAGGGGGACTCAAGTTATCCCCCTACACAGGTGTCAATGGTAAATAATAGTGTCCATGTGGTGGACTTAATGCAGTACACACCTCTGGGTGGGGTCTTCTACTATGATGTGTTTCATCTCCCGCCACAAGCCCACCGGGTCAATGGCTGGGAAATAAGACAG ATTTTGGACAAAGGGTTACAGGTCTTCCCCTACCCATCAGATGACAACGACGTTCTCACCTGCTCTCCTGTTGGTGTGACTGTGACACTACCTGAGTCGGTCGTCTTTTTGAAAACTCCCCAAGTGGCTTGCTGGGATGCCGGAG AGAAGCAGTGGAGGATGAACGGCATCACTGACATTTCCTACGAGGAGGCAGAGGCCAAGATCTCATTTAAGGTGGACTCCTTCAGGGCTTTTGTGCTCATGCAGGAAACTTACGCCAACTTTCCCTTCCAGAGCTGGGAGCTCAGGCCACTGAACCAAAACTCAGCTCTTTTTACAATCAAAGGGGAACTCATCGACGTCAGTATCATGATCAAG GGTAATCAGTGCATGTTGCagtcagagcaagagagaggtCTTTCTCACCTGAAAGAGCAGTGGATGAGTGGCCCAGCTCTGCAGAGAGCAATGATCGATGCAGGGATCAACATCTTTGTGAATGAGTACACTCACAAATATGTCAGCACAATTGCCAAG GACCCACTGACAGAACATGCTGCATATGAACAGATGGCTCTCTTTGCCTCTGCCTGTGCCTTTTCATGGAGCAAGTGGAACGCCAAATGTGGAGCTGAGCATCTTGTCATGCAG GGGTGTGAGCATTATGGCCCTACACCTGTGCCTAGACACTCATGGAGTCTCTACCTGCTCGGCGCACAGAGAAGCCAGAAGCTGGAAATCACAGAGAGCAGTGAGGCTTTCTCAGCAGACCATTACCCCGGCAGTGAGTTTCACTCCACCTTCATCCACATGCTCCAGGATGAAATGAGCGCTGATGGTATAACAAAAACCAGAGAATCCAATAATCTGTTTGTGGATACAATACAGAGCCTGCTCTGTGCCATCAGACCACTGATGTATTCATAA